In Blastococcus saxobsidens DD2, the genomic stretch GAGCGCAGGCGGCGAACGGCAGCACGACCTGCACGACGGTCGGCGCCCACGGCGAGAGGGCGCCGACCGCCCCTTCGGCCGTCGTCTCCACGGCGAGGTAGCTGCCGGCCACGGCCACCAGCGCGACCACACCGGCCAGGACGGCTCCGACCAGCAGCGCCCGCAGCATGCCGAGGCCGGCGACGTCACGGGCGGCCCACCCCGCCGCGGCGCCGGCCAGCACGGCGAGCACGGCACCGGTGAGCCCGCGCGGGACCCCGGGCGCCAGCTGCGGCCGCGGCAGCACCTGGTCGGTGAGGGAACCGACCAGGAGCGCGGCGCCGGCGACGAGGGCGGTGAGCACGAGCGCGCCGGAACCCGGCCGGCCGAGCAGCAGCAGCGCCGCCAGCGCAGCGACGGCGGTGAGGAGCACCGCCGAACCCGCGAGGGAGTCGACCAGGTCCTGCCGCGGAGAGCGCAGCATCTGCTGGAGCACGGCCGCCAGGAAGCCGACGCCGAGGACGGCCAGCAGGCCTCCCAGGAGCGGGCGCTCGACCAGGACGAGGGCCAGGTCCGCGGCGACGGCGGCGGCGGTGCCCACGGCGAGCGAGCTGGTGAACCCCTGCATGCCGGTGGCCAGCACCCACGAGAGCACCAGCGCCAGCTGCAGCACCAGCACCGCCGCGAGCGCGCCGACGTCCCCCAGTGCCGTCGGCAGACCGGCCACCAGACCGGCGGCGACGACCGCGAGACCGGCGGCCGGCAGGTGGTGCGGCCGGGCCGGCGTCGTGGACGGGACGGCGGTGGAGCTCACGCCCCGATCGTCTCAGAAGCCCAGCGCCCGATCCGCTCGCCGAGCGGAGCCGGCGCGCCGCTCTCGGCGTGTCCGGACCCCGGCACGACCAGGCGATCGCGGCGGACCGGCTGCGGGCCGGGCAGATCGGCTATCCTGACCTCTCCCGCTCGACAGCGTCGTCGTGTGTCCGGCCGGTCGCCACCGGCCCCGGGCCCCTCGAGGAGACGACATGCGACTCGTGCTCATGACCGCCGCCCGCCAGGCGACGACCGAGGTGCTGCCCGCCCTCGGACTGCTGGGCCACCAGGTGCGCGTGGTCGCACCCGAGATCTCCAGCCTCCTGGACGGCGACTCCGGCGACGTCGTGCTGGTCGACGCCCGCCACGACCTCATCGGGGCGCGCACGCTGTGCGGGCTGCTCTCCTCCACCGGCGTCGCCGCGGCCCTGGTCGCCGTGCTGTCCGAAGGGGGCCTGGTCGCGCTGTCCGCCGACTGGGGTGTCGACGACGTCCTGCTCGACACCGCGGGTCCCGCGGAGGTCGACGCCCGGCTGAAGTGGGCCACGACCCGCCGGCCGGCCGCCGCTGCCCCGGCCGCGGACGCCGACGGCGGCGTCACCGAGGCCGGCGAGCTGGTCATCGACGAGCGCAGCTACTCGGCGAAGCTCCGCGGCCGCGCGCTCGACCTCACCTACAAGGAGTTCGAGCTGCTCAAGTACCTGGCCCAGCACCCCGGCCGGGTCTTCTCCCGGGCGCAGCTGCTCCAGGAGATCTGGGGCTACGACTACTTCGGCGGCACCCGCACCGTCGACGTCCACGTCCGCCGGCTGCGCGCCAAGCTCGGCACCGAGCACGAGGCGCTGATCGGCACCGTGCGCAACGTCGGCTACAAGCTCGACCGGCAGGTCGCCGACGCCTCGGCCGAGGCCGCCCGCGCCGCCACCTCGGACGACCGGGCCGACGCCGAGCTGGTCTGATGGTCGGGTGAACACCGACCGCGACGCCGACATCGACGTCCCCGCAGTCCTCGCGCTGCTGCGCGCCGCCGCTGCCGCCGACGGCGTGCGGCCGGTCTCCGAGGACACCGAGCTGCGGCTGCAGCACGGTTCCCCGGGCGGCTCCGACCTCGTCGTCCGCGACGGCGGCGCGCTCGCCGGATACGCGCGGCTGGACGACGGCGTCGCCGCGCTCGTGGTCCACCCGGCCCACCGCCGGCGGGGGCTCGGCACGGCGTTGCTGCGGCAGCTGCTCGACCTCGCGGGCGACCGGCCGCTGAGCATCTGGGCGCACGGCGACCTCCCCGGCTCCGCGCAGCTGCTCGCGCCGCACGGCTTCGAGCGCGCCCGCGTGCTGCTGCAGCTGCGCCGCGACCTGGCCGGCATCGACCCCGATCCGCGGCCGGCGCTGCCCGCCGGCGTCCAGGTGCTGCCGTTCCGCCCGGGGCGGGACGAGGACGCGTGGCTGGCGGTCAACGCGCGCGCATTCGACTGGCACCCCGAGCAGGGGCGGATGACGCGCGCGGACCTCGAGCTGCGGGAGGCCGAGCCGTGGTTCGACCCGGACGGCTTCCTGATGGCCTGGCGCGGCGATCCGGACGCCGGAGGTGAGCTGCTCGGCTCGCACTGGACCAAGGTCCACCCGCCCGGCGACGCCGCTGAGGAGGCGGTGGGCGAGATCTACGTGCTGGGGATCGACCCCGGCGGCCAGGGCCTGGGCCTGGGCCGGGCGCTCACCGACCTGGGGCTGGCGCACCTGCGCGACCGCGGCCTCGGGCAGGTCCTGCTCTACGTCGAGGAGGACAACGCCGGAGCCGTGCGGCTCTACGAGAGTCGCGGTTTCCGGCGGTTCGCGGTCGACGTCTCCTGGCGGCGCGACCCCGCCCGCTGATCAGCCGAAGCGACCCGAGATGTAGTCCTCGGTGCGCCGGTCACCGGGGTTGCTGAAGATCGTCGACGTCAGGTCGTACTCGACCAGCCGGCCGTGGCGCTCGCCCTTGTCGTCCACGTCGGCGGTGAAGAACGCCGTCCGGTCGGAGACACGGGCCGCCTGCTGCATGTTGTGCGTGACGATGACGATCGTGTAGTCCTTCGCCAGGTCCTCCATGAGGTCCTCGATCTTCGCCGTCGCGATGGGGTCGAGCGCCGAGCAGGGCTCGTCCATGAGGATGATCTCCGGCCGGACCGCGATGGTGCGGGCGATGCACAGGCGCTGCTGCTGGCCGCCGGACAGGGCCAGCGCACTCTCCTTGAGCTTGTCCTTGACCTCGTTCCAGAGGGCGGCGCCGGTCAGTGCCTCCTCGACCAGGTCGTCCATGCTCGAGGGCTTCATGCCGTTGACCTTGGGCCCGTAGGCGATGTTCTCGTAGATCGACTTCGGGAACGGATTCGGCTTCTGGAAGACCATGCCGATCCGGCGCCGGACCTCGATCGGGTCGACGTGGGCCCCGTAGAGGTCCTGGTCGTGGTAGGTGATCCTCCCGGCGACGCGGGCGCCGGGGATCAGGTCGTTCATCCGGTTGAAGCAGCGCAGGATGGTCGACTTGCCGCAGCCGGAGGGGCCGATCAGGGCGGTGATCTCGTTCCGTCCGACGTCCAGCGTGACGCCGCGCACGGCCTCCAGGGCGCCGTAGAACACGCTGACGTCCTGGGCGTGCATGACCGGGGACGTCACCTGGTGCGCGGCCGGGTGCGGCCGGCGGTCGGTGCGGAACGTGAGCGCGTGCCGCCCGCCCTCCACTGCGCCACCCGGCGGGGTGGGACGCTGGTCGGTCACGGTGGGCGCGGCATCGGCCGCCACGGCGATGGACGTGTCAGGCGTCATGAGGGTCTCGTCCTTCACGGGTCAGTGCCGCTTGCCGTAGCGGTTGCGGATCCAGATGGCCAGGGAGTTCATGCTGAGGAGGAGCACCAGGAGGACGACGATGGTGGCCGAGGCGAGGATGCGGAACTCCTCGCGCGGTTCGCTGGTCCAGTTGAAGATCTGGATCGGCAGCACCGTGTACCGGTCGAACACCGACTCCGGCACGAAGGTCACGAACGTGACGCCGCCGAGGAGCAGCAGCGGCGCCGCCTCCCCGATCGCGCGGGAGAGCGAGACGATCGACCCGGTGGCGATGCCGGGCACGGCCTGGGGCAGGACCTGGCGCCAGATCGTCTGCCACTTGGTCGCCCCGAGGGCGAGCGAGCCCTGCCGGATCGAGTTCGGCACCGCGCGGATCGCCTCGCGGCTGGCGATGATCAGCACGGGCAGGATCAGCAGGGACAGCGTCAACGAGGCGGTCATGATGGTGAAGCCGACCTGCAGCTGGCGGGCGATGATGCCCAGCCCGAGGATGCCGTAGACGATCGACGGCACGGCCGCGAGGTTCTGGATGTTCAGCTCGATCAGCCG encodes the following:
- a CDS encoding winged helix-turn-helix transcriptional regulator, which gives rise to MRLVLMTAARQATTEVLPALGLLGHQVRVVAPEISSLLDGDSGDVVLVDARHDLIGARTLCGLLSSTGVAAALVAVLSEGGLVALSADWGVDDVLLDTAGPAEVDARLKWATTRRPAAAAPAADADGGVTEAGELVIDERSYSAKLRGRALDLTYKEFELLKYLAQHPGRVFSRAQLLQEIWGYDYFGGTRTVDVHVRRLRAKLGTEHEALIGTVRNVGYKLDRQVADASAEAARAATSDDRADAELV
- the mshD gene encoding mycothiol synthase, whose protein sequence is MNTDRDADIDVPAVLALLRAAAAADGVRPVSEDTELRLQHGSPGGSDLVVRDGGALAGYARLDDGVAALVVHPAHRRRGLGTALLRQLLDLAGDRPLSIWAHGDLPGSAQLLAPHGFERARVLLQLRRDLAGIDPDPRPALPAGVQVLPFRPGRDEDAWLAVNARAFDWHPEQGRMTRADLELREAEPWFDPDGFLMAWRGDPDAGGELLGSHWTKVHPPGDAAEEAVGEIYVLGIDPGGQGLGLGRALTDLGLAHLRDRGLGQVLLYVEEDNAGAVRLYESRGFRRFAVDVSWRRDPAR
- the pstB gene encoding phosphate ABC transporter ATP-binding protein PstB, whose protein sequence is MHAQDVSVFYGALEAVRGVTLDVGRNEITALIGPSGCGKSTILRCFNRMNDLIPGARVAGRITYHDQDLYGAHVDPIEVRRRIGMVFQKPNPFPKSIYENIAYGPKVNGMKPSSMDDLVEEALTGAALWNEVKDKLKESALALSGGQQQRLCIARTIAVRPEIILMDEPCSALDPIATAKIEDLMEDLAKDYTIVIVTHNMQQAARVSDRTAFFTADVDDKGERHGRLVEYDLTSTIFSNPGDRRTEDYISGRFG
- the pstA gene encoding phosphate ABC transporter permease PstA, producing MTATATPPAVLPDDAPSLQPETRSPKEWTFRAVLFACLATAMVFLLVLIVFLVQRGWPRIDSRLWLNMPSSINPELAGALSAIAGTLWVMALVFLIAVPLGVMTAIYLEEYANPLSRVNRLIELNIQNLAAVPSIVYGILGLGIIARQLQVGFTIMTASLTLSLLILPVLIIASREAIRAVPNSIRQGSLALGATKWQTIWRQVLPQAVPGIATGSIVSLSRAIGEAAPLLLLGGVTFVTFVPESVFDRYTVLPIQIFNWTSEPREEFRILASATIVVLLVLLLSMNSLAIWIRNRYGKRH